The following are from one region of the Syngnathus typhle isolate RoL2023-S1 ecotype Sweden linkage group LG22, RoL_Styp_1.0, whole genome shotgun sequence genome:
- the mycn gene encoding N-myc protein isoform X2: protein MPAVVSKNSDMEFDSLQPCFYPDEDDFYFCGPDSAPPGEDIWKKFELLPTPPLSPSRAALPGDAAAAASPEGDLLGFGLGDPLDWASELLLLPEDDIWGASDDLDLFGSALDTNPNSIILQDCMWSGFSAREKLERAVTEKLGKAITSSTATVVATAATASSAAATTSGRRDVCVKAPEAMSRSAASECVDPAVVFPFPVNKRNGSGESIVSATTTHGSAHSDSEEEEDEEEEDDDDDDDEEEDDDEEDEEEIDVVTVEKRRSTISKTALACRGQEQRGVCAAGGVAGRFVSRAPQELILKRSSVHQQQHNYAAPSPYTSDDDRAPPAKKQRTSDSARPPTRTASSSCASAPRSKRSSSGDSSPRAGSDSEDSERRRNHNILERQRRNDLRSSFLTLRDHVPELAYNEKAAKVLILKKATEYVSSLDREQRRLQLEKDKLQARRQQLMRRLELARTR, encoded by the exons ATGCCGGCGGTCGTAAGCAAAAACTCCGACATGGAGTTTGACTCTTTACAACCGTGCTTCTACCCGGATGAGGACGACTTCTACTTCTGTGGTCCCGACTCGGCGCCACCGGGGGAGGACATCTGGAAGAAATTCGAGTTGCTGCCCACCCCGCCCCTTTCCCCGAGCCGCGCCGCGCTACCTGGGgatgcggcggcggcagcctccCCGGAGGGGGACCTCCTGGGCTTCGGCTTGGGGGACCCACTGGACTGGGCTTCGGAGCTGCTGCTCCTGCCCGAAGACGATATCTGGGGGGCGTCCGACGATTTGGATCTGTTCGGTTCCGCTTTGGATACAAACCCAAACAGCATCATCCTGCAGGACTGTATGTGGAGTGGATTCTCAGCCCGGGAGAAGCTGGAGAGGGCGGTCACGGAGAAATTGGGCAAGGCTATTACGAGTTCCACGGCCACGGTGGTCGCAACGGCGGCTACTGCTTCTTCTGCTGCCGCTACTACTTCCGGGAGGCGGGACGTGTGCGTAAAAGCGCCCGAAGCGATGAGCCGCAGCGCGGCGTCGGAGTGCGTGGACCCCGCCGTGGTGTTTCCCTTCCCGGTGAACAAAAGGAACGGCAGCGGGGAGTCGATCGTCAGCGCGACAACCACCCACGGGAGCGCCCACAGCGACTCCG aagaagaggaagacgaggaggaagaagatgatgatgatgatgatgatgaagaggaggatgatgatgaggaggacgaggaggaaatTGACGTGGTTACGGTGGAAAAGAGGCGCTCCACAATCAGCAAAACAGCCTTGGCGTGCAGAGGTCAAGAGCAGAGGGGCGTCTGCGCCGCGGGGGGCGTGGCCGGTCGCTTTGTCAGCCGAGCCCCTCAGGAGCTCATTCTGAAGAGGAGCTCAGTGCACCAGCAGCAACACAACTACGCCGCGCCCTCTCCGTACACGTCAGACGACGACCGGGCGCCGCCCGCCAAAAAGCAGCGGACGTCGGACTCAGCGAGACCGCCGACCAGAACCGCCTCCTCGTCCTGCGCCTCAGCCCCGCGCAGCAAGCGCAGCTCCAGCGGAGACAGCAGCCCTCGGGCCGGCTCCGACTCAGAGGACAGCGAGCGCAGGCGCAACCACAACATCCTGGAGCGCCAGCGCCGCAACGACCTGCGCTCTAGCTTCCTCACGCTGCGCGACCACGTGCCCGAGCTGGCGTACAACGAAAAGGCGGCTAAGGTCCTGATCCTGAAGAAAGCCACCGAGTACGTCAGCTCCCTTGACAGGGAGCAACGGCGGCTGCAGCTGGAGAAGGACAAGCTGCAGGCCCGCCGACAGCAGCTGATGCGCAGGCTCGAGCTAGCCAGGACTCGCTGA
- the mycn gene encoding N-myc protein isoform X1 — MPAVVSKNSDMEFDSLQPCFYPDEDDFYFCGPDSAPPGEDIWKKFELLPTPPLSPSRAALPGDAAAAASPEGDLLGFGLGDPLDWASELLLLPEDDIWGASDDLDLFGSALDTNPNSIILQDCMWSGFSAREKLERAVTEKLGKAITSSTATVVATAATASSAAATTSGRRDVCVKAPEAMSRSAASECVDPAVVFPFPVNKRNGSGESIVSATTTHGSAHSDSEEEEEDEEEEDDDDDDDEEEDDDEEDEEEIDVVTVEKRRSTISKTALACRGQEQRGVCAAGGVAGRFVSRAPQELILKRSSVHQQQHNYAAPSPYTSDDDRAPPAKKQRTSDSARPPTRTASSSCASAPRSKRSSSGDSSPRAGSDSEDSERRRNHNILERQRRNDLRSSFLTLRDHVPELAYNEKAAKVLILKKATEYVSSLDREQRRLQLEKDKLQARRQQLMRRLELARTR; from the exons ATGCCGGCGGTCGTAAGCAAAAACTCCGACATGGAGTTTGACTCTTTACAACCGTGCTTCTACCCGGATGAGGACGACTTCTACTTCTGTGGTCCCGACTCGGCGCCACCGGGGGAGGACATCTGGAAGAAATTCGAGTTGCTGCCCACCCCGCCCCTTTCCCCGAGCCGCGCCGCGCTACCTGGGgatgcggcggcggcagcctccCCGGAGGGGGACCTCCTGGGCTTCGGCTTGGGGGACCCACTGGACTGGGCTTCGGAGCTGCTGCTCCTGCCCGAAGACGATATCTGGGGGGCGTCCGACGATTTGGATCTGTTCGGTTCCGCTTTGGATACAAACCCAAACAGCATCATCCTGCAGGACTGTATGTGGAGTGGATTCTCAGCCCGGGAGAAGCTGGAGAGGGCGGTCACGGAGAAATTGGGCAAGGCTATTACGAGTTCCACGGCCACGGTGGTCGCAACGGCGGCTACTGCTTCTTCTGCTGCCGCTACTACTTCCGGGAGGCGGGACGTGTGCGTAAAAGCGCCCGAAGCGATGAGCCGCAGCGCGGCGTCGGAGTGCGTGGACCCCGCCGTGGTGTTTCCCTTCCCGGTGAACAAAAGGAACGGCAGCGGGGAGTCGATCGTCAGCGCGACAACCACCCACGGGAGCGCCCACAGCGACTCCG aagaagaagaggaagacgaggaggaagaagatgatgatgatgatgatgatgaagaggaggatgatgatgaggaggacgaggaggaaatTGACGTGGTTACGGTGGAAAAGAGGCGCTCCACAATCAGCAAAACAGCCTTGGCGTGCAGAGGTCAAGAGCAGAGGGGCGTCTGCGCCGCGGGGGGCGTGGCCGGTCGCTTTGTCAGCCGAGCCCCTCAGGAGCTCATTCTGAAGAGGAGCTCAGTGCACCAGCAGCAACACAACTACGCCGCGCCCTCTCCGTACACGTCAGACGACGACCGGGCGCCGCCCGCCAAAAAGCAGCGGACGTCGGACTCAGCGAGACCGCCGACCAGAACCGCCTCCTCGTCCTGCGCCTCAGCCCCGCGCAGCAAGCGCAGCTCCAGCGGAGACAGCAGCCCTCGGGCCGGCTCCGACTCAGAGGACAGCGAGCGCAGGCGCAACCACAACATCCTGGAGCGCCAGCGCCGCAACGACCTGCGCTCTAGCTTCCTCACGCTGCGCGACCACGTGCCCGAGCTGGCGTACAACGAAAAGGCGGCTAAGGTCCTGATCCTGAAGAAAGCCACCGAGTACGTCAGCTCCCTTGACAGGGAGCAACGGCGGCTGCAGCTGGAGAAGGACAAGCTGCAGGCCCGCCGACAGCAGCTGATGCGCAGGCTCGAGCTAGCCAGGACTCGCTGA